The genome window TGCGCATTTGGAACAGCAACAGATATAGCAAGCCTCAATACCTGTCAAGGCGGTAGTGGCTACCTACTCTTCGAACCAGACCCGCGCCTCGGCGACCATTTTTTCCAGCTCGTCCGGACCGGCGGTTTGCAGCGTCGCGGCGAGTTCCTTGAGGATGCCGGGGAACAGGGGGTTGGCGGCGCTGAATTCGCCGAACATGGCCGCGCCGCTTGTGAGCTCGCTTCTGGCCGCTTCCAGAAAGCGCAGGAACGAGGGCGTGACGTAGGGGGCAAGGTTTTCGTGCCTGGCTGCGGCGGAAAAATACGCCGCCGACAAGGCGAAATGCAGGGATTGGGTTATGCCGACCGCGCTGTCGTGCTCCGCCGCCGTTGCCGTAAAGGGAACGCAGCCGATTTCGCGGAACAGGGAGGCAACGCGGTCCATGGCCTCGTCCGTGGCGTTTTTGCCGCGCACCAGGGCTACTTTCCCGCCCGTCTGCCCGTTTTCCGGGCCGAAAAGCGGGTGGGTCCCGACGACGGGGCCGTCAAACCGCTCCTCCATCCAGCGCATGGGGTTGATTTTCACGGAGCACACGTCCGAGAGGATCTGCCCCTCCCTCAGGTAGGGGCGTATGCGGTCGAGGGTTTCCGGCATGGCGGGCGCGGGAACGCAGAGCAGAACCACGTCCCCCAGGGGGATGCCGTTGGCGAGATCCCCGTCCCGGAAGGCCGCGCGGCCGGAACCGTCGCGGGTTCTGTTCACAACGTGCACGGGGCGGCGTTTTCCCCAGGCCTCATGGAACATGGCGCCCATGCGGCCCCGCGTTCCGACAAGTGTAACGGAAAAATTCATAAATC of uncultured delta proteobacterium contains these proteins:
- a CDS encoding putative Prephenate dehydrogenase (Evidence 3 : Function proposed based on presence of conserved amino acid motif, structural feature or limited homology); its protein translation is MNFSVTLVGTRGRMGAMFHEAWGKRRPVHVVNRTRDGSGRAAFRDGDLANGIPLGDVVLLCVPAPAMPETLDRIRPYLREGQILSDVCSVKINPMRWMEERFDGPVVGTHPLFGPENGQTGGKVALVRGKNATDEAMDRVASLFREIGCVPFTATAAEHDSAVGITQSLHFALSAAYFSAAARHENLAPYVTPSFLRFLEAARSELTSGAAMFGEFSAANPLFPGILKELAATLQTAGPDELEKMVAEARVWFEE